A genomic stretch from Corynebacterium sp. 21KM1197 includes:
- the pabB gene encoding aminodeoxychorismate synthase component I: MSVSVLVIDNQDSFTLNIVEALRAAGARVRVQENTESVDLAGIEAVVISPGPGHPGIPGDVGSSVTALHSGLPVLGVCLGHQLMAQECGGVVAQVNPAHGIISEVHHDDSELFRGLASPFAAVRYHSLAVIEVPGELEVTARTEEGLVMGLRHREKPWWGVQFHPESIGAPGAERVLHNFVAMVRRRRQALRVHHRHLEGCDLDAVGVYRRLYAREEYALWLDDSTGRGYSFLTAPREHAPQGAAGAEVRVPPLPFAPMLGWVGYLTYPRGEHFRFADSAVVVGPTGVHLLALDAAWLDHAERALAASPIDVPPPAPRPTLRCADTREEYLDKIARLQRAIAAGETYEACLTTQLRGTSPGLGLADYLALREANPTLYGAYLRWGGVQIMSTSPETFVRVRGGVVESRPIKGTRPRGATGAEDAALREDLAHNPKDRAENLMVVDLVRHDLTRVARPGTVRAEPLFEVETYATAHQLVSTVRAELAASPWELIRAAFPGGSMTGAPKKRTMEILADLEGRERGVYSGAIGYIGLDGTVDLSMTIRTLVEEDGELSYGVGGAILAASNPEAEYQEIITKARPLRAIAEVEFP, from the coding sequence ATGTCCGTCTCGGTGCTGGTGATTGATAATCAGGATTCCTTCACGCTGAATATCGTTGAGGCCCTGCGCGCGGCGGGCGCGCGGGTGCGGGTGCAGGAAAACACCGAGTCCGTGGACTTGGCGGGGATCGAGGCGGTGGTGATTTCTCCGGGGCCCGGCCACCCGGGGATACCCGGAGACGTGGGCAGCAGCGTGACGGCCCTGCACAGCGGGCTTCCGGTGCTGGGGGTGTGCCTGGGGCACCAACTCATGGCCCAGGAGTGCGGGGGAGTGGTGGCCCAGGTGAACCCGGCGCACGGGATCATCAGTGAGGTGCACCACGACGATTCCGAACTATTCCGGGGGCTGGCCTCCCCCTTTGCGGCCGTGCGCTATCACTCCCTGGCGGTCATCGAGGTGCCGGGGGAATTGGAGGTCACCGCCCGCACGGAGGAGGGCCTGGTGATGGGGCTGCGCCACCGGGAAAAGCCCTGGTGGGGCGTGCAGTTTCACCCGGAATCCATCGGTGCCCCGGGGGCCGAGCGGGTGCTCCATAACTTCGTGGCGATGGTGCGGCGGCGTCGGCAAGCACTACGGGTGCACCACCGCCACCTCGAAGGGTGCGATCTTGACGCCGTGGGGGTGTACCGCCGCCTGTATGCGCGGGAGGAGTACGCGCTGTGGCTGGATGATTCCACCGGGCGGGGCTATAGCTTTCTGACCGCCCCGCGCGAGCACGCCCCACAGGGCGCGGCGGGGGCCGAGGTGCGCGTTCCGCCGCTGCCCTTTGCGCCCATGCTCGGCTGGGTGGGCTACCTCACCTATCCCCGGGGGGAACACTTCCGATTTGCGGATTCCGCCGTGGTGGTGGGGCCCACGGGCGTGCACCTCCTGGCTCTGGATGCGGCATGGCTCGATCACGCCGAACGCGCCCTGGCCGCCTCGCCTATCGACGTCCCCCCTCCCGCCCCGCGCCCCACCCTGCGCTGCGCGGACACGCGCGAGGAGTACCTGGACAAGATCGCGCGCTTGCAGCGCGCCATCGCGGCGGGGGAGACCTACGAGGCGTGTTTGACCACGCAGTTACGCGGTACCTCGCCGGGGCTGGGCCTGGCAGATTACCTCGCGCTGAGAGAGGCCAACCCCACGCTCTACGGGGCCTACTTGCGCTGGGGCGGGGTACAGATCATGAGCACCTCCCCGGAGACCTTTGTGCGCGTGCGCGGCGGGGTGGTGGAATCGCGGCCGATCAAGGGCACCCGCCCGCGCGGAGCGACCGGGGCCGAGGACGCGGCGCTGCGCGAGGATCTGGCACACAACCCCAAGGATCGCGCGGAAAACCTCATGGTGGTGGACCTGGTGCGCCACGACCTCACCCGCGTGGCTCGGCCCGGCACGGTGCGGGCCGAGCCGCTCTTTGAGGTGGAAACCTATGCCACCGCGCACCAACTGGTGAGCACCGTGCGCGCGGAACTTGCGGCCTCCCCCTGGGAGTTGATCCGCGCGGCCTTCCCCGGCGGTTCCATGACGGGCGCGCCGAAGAAACGCACGATGGAGATCCTGGCCGATCTGGAGGGGCGCGAGCGCGGGGTGTACTCCGGGGCGATCGGGTACATCGGCTTGGACGGCACGGTGGATCTCTCCATGACCATTCGCACCCTGGTGGAGGAGGACGGGGAACTCAGTTACGGGGTGGGCGGGGCGATCCTGGCGGCCTCGAACCCGGAGGCGGAATACCAGGAGATCATCACCAAGGCGCGGCCGTTGCGGGCGATCGCGGAGGTGGAGTTCCCGTGA
- a CDS encoding MarR family winged helix-turn-helix transcriptional regulator, giving the protein MTTPDALAAQLRESLRLGVYALRLLDREGELPTTQVGTLMALKQGPLPVTTIATLSGISTASASQQVTRLENAGYVERRPDPLDARGVLVAVTDSGLDALHLTVTARNKRLSPAMARLSQQEREDVARALPVLERFFRSLLDE; this is encoded by the coding sequence ATGACTACCCCCGATGCCCTCGCCGCTCAACTCCGCGAAAGCCTCCGCCTGGGAGTGTATGCGTTGCGGCTTTTGGATCGGGAGGGGGAGTTGCCCACCACCCAGGTGGGCACGCTCATGGCGCTCAAGCAGGGGCCGCTGCCGGTGACCACCATCGCCACCCTGAGCGGGATCAGCACCGCGAGCGCCAGCCAGCAGGTCACCCGGCTGGAAAACGCCGGTTATGTGGAGCGCCGCCCCGACCCCCTGGATGCCAGGGGCGTGCTGGTGGCGGTGACGGATTCCGGGCTCGATGCCCTGCACCTCACGGTCACCGCGCGCAACAAGCGGCTCTCCCCGGCGATGGCGCGGCTTTCCCAGCAGGAGCGCGAGGACGTGGCCCGCGCCCTGCCCGTTCTGGAGCGATTTTTCCGCTCCCTCCTCGATGAGTAA
- a CDS encoding phosphoribosylaminoimidazolesuccinocarboxamide synthase, giving the protein MRPELSEYRHVSAGKVREIYEIDEEHLLIVASDRISAYDHILDTEIPDKGRILTAMSFYFFGALDVPNHLAGPADDPRIPEKVLGRAMVCKKLSMQPFECVARGYLTGSGLAEYKKNGTVCGIELPEGLTEASRLPEPIFTPATKAEQGEHDENVSFEYVVDSLGQERAEQLRDTTLAVYSQAAAIAEERGLILADTKLEFGTDASGALVLADEVLTPDSSRYWPAAGYAPGKVQPSFDKQYVRNWLTGPKSGWDKNSGEQPPALPGSVVEATRERYVEAYEKISGEKFCHWVGVCV; this is encoded by the coding sequence ATGCGTCCTGAACTGTCGGAATACCGCCACGTCTCGGCGGGCAAGGTACGGGAGATCTACGAGATTGATGAGGAGCACCTGCTCATCGTCGCCTCGGATCGGATCTCCGCCTACGATCACATCTTGGATACGGAGATCCCCGATAAGGGCAGGATCCTCACGGCCATGAGCTTCTACTTCTTCGGAGCCTTGGACGTGCCCAATCACCTGGCCGGGCCCGCCGATGATCCCCGGATCCCGGAAAAGGTGCTGGGTCGGGCGATGGTGTGCAAGAAACTTTCCATGCAGCCCTTTGAGTGCGTGGCGCGTGGTTACCTCACCGGCTCCGGGTTGGCGGAGTACAAGAAGAACGGCACCGTGTGCGGCATTGAGTTGCCGGAGGGTCTCACGGAGGCCTCCCGCCTGCCGGAGCCCATCTTCACCCCGGCCACCAAGGCGGAGCAGGGGGAGCACGATGAGAACGTGTCCTTTGAATACGTGGTGGACAGCCTAGGCCAGGAGCGCGCCGAGCAACTGCGCGATACCACCCTGGCGGTGTATTCCCAGGCGGCGGCGATTGCGGAGGAGCGCGGTTTGATCCTGGCCGATACCAAGTTGGAGTTTGGCACGGACGCCTCCGGGGCCCTGGTGCTGGCCGATGAGGTGCTTACCCCCGATTCCTCCCGGTACTGGCCTGCGGCGGGCTATGCGCCGGGCAAGGTGCAGCCGAGCTTTGATAAGCAGTACGTGCGCAACTGGCTCACGGGGCCGAAGTCCGGCTGGGACAAGAACTCCGGCGAACAGCCCCCCGCGCTGCCGGGTTCCGTGGTGGAAGCCACCCGGGAGCGCTACGTGGAGGCCTATGAGAAGATCTCCGGGGAGAAGTTTTGTCACTGGGTGGGGGTGTGCGTGTAG
- the purB gene encoding adenylosuccinate lyase, with protein sequence MVRVAEKVKIANVLASRYASPEMTLLWSPEHKIILERQLWIAVMRAQRDLGVDIPAEAIDAYEAVIDQVDLESIARREKVTRHDVKARIEEFNALAGWEHIHKGMTSRDLTENVEQLQIHRSLSLARDKAVAILRRVAERAAQYQALVMAGRSHNVAAQATTLGKRFASAADEMLVAVERTEELLSRYPLRGIKGPMGTSQDMLDLLGGQEDRLAELEQRIAAHLGFDRTFDSVGQVYPRSLDFDALSSLVHLGAGPSSLATTIRLMAGNETVTEGFKEGQVGSSAMPHKMNARSCERVGGLQVILRGYLTMTADLAGQQWNEGDVFCSVVRRVALPDAFFAFDGMGETFLTVLDEFGAFPAMIDRELERYLPFLATTRILMAAVRAGVGREEAHEVIKENAVAVALNMRENGAEQDLVERLASDDRLPLSAADLEAALADRHAFIGAAESQVSRVLARVEDLVARHPEAARYTAGEIL encoded by the coding sequence ATGGTGCGCGTGGCTGAGAAAGTAAAGATTGCAAACGTCCTGGCGTCCCGCTATGCCTCCCCGGAAATGACCCTGCTGTGGTCGCCCGAGCACAAGATCATCCTGGAACGGCAACTGTGGATCGCCGTCATGCGCGCCCAGCGCGACCTCGGCGTGGACATTCCCGCCGAGGCTATCGACGCCTACGAGGCCGTGATCGACCAGGTGGACTTGGAGTCCATCGCGCGGCGGGAAAAGGTCACCCGCCACGATGTGAAGGCCCGCATCGAGGAGTTCAACGCCCTGGCCGGGTGGGAGCACATTCACAAGGGCATGACCAGCCGCGACCTCACCGAGAACGTGGAACAACTGCAAATCCATCGCTCGCTGAGCCTGGCGCGGGACAAGGCGGTGGCGATCCTGCGCCGCGTGGCCGAGCGCGCTGCCCAGTACCAGGCCCTTGTGATGGCCGGGCGCTCGCACAACGTGGCCGCCCAGGCCACCACCCTGGGCAAGCGCTTTGCCTCCGCGGCCGATGAGATGCTGGTGGCCGTGGAGCGCACGGAGGAACTTCTTTCCCGCTACCCGCTGCGCGGGATCAAGGGCCCGATGGGCACCAGCCAGGACATGCTGGATCTCCTCGGCGGCCAGGAGGATAGGCTCGCGGAGTTGGAGCAGCGCATCGCCGCCCACCTGGGCTTTGACCGCACCTTTGACTCCGTGGGCCAGGTTTATCCCCGTTCTCTGGACTTTGACGCGCTTTCCTCCCTGGTGCACTTGGGCGCGGGCCCCTCCTCCCTGGCCACCACCATTCGCCTCATGGCGGGCAATGAGACGGTCACGGAGGGGTTCAAGGAGGGGCAGGTGGGGTCCTCCGCCATGCCGCACAAGATGAACGCCCGCTCCTGCGAGCGCGTGGGTGGCCTGCAAGTAATCCTGCGCGGTTACCTCACCATGACCGCCGACCTCGCGGGGCAGCAGTGGAACGAGGGCGATGTGTTCTGCTCCGTGGTGCGCCGCGTGGCGCTTCCCGACGCCTTCTTTGCCTTCGACGGCATGGGCGAGACATTCCTCACCGTGCTGGACGAGTTTGGTGCCTTCCCCGCCATGATCGACCGGGAACTGGAGCGCTACCTGCCCTTCCTGGCCACCACCCGTATCCTCATGGCGGCGGTGCGCGCCGGGGTGGGCCGCGAGGAGGCCCACGAGGTGATCAAGGAAAACGCGGTGGCGGTGGCCCTGAATATGCGGGAAAACGGCGCGGAGCAGGACCTGGTGGAGCGCCTGGCCTCCGATGATCGCCTGCCGCTGAGCGCGGCGGACCTGGAGGCGGCCCTGGCCGACCGCCACGCCTTCATCGGCGCGGCGGAGTCCCAGGTCTCGCGCGTGTTGGCGCGGGTGGAGGATCTGGTGGCCCGGCACCCGGAGGCCGCGCGGTACACGGCGGGGGAGATCCTTTAA
- the purD gene encoding phosphoribosylamine--glycine ligase — protein MNILVIGAGAREHALLRGLSQDPAHPTLHVAPGNAGMTALATAHPLSVTDAESTVALAREIAADLVVIGPEVPLVAGVSDALRAAGFAVFGPSQAAAQLEGSKAFAKEVMAAAGVRTATAEQIAPDASAEEIEAALDRFGPTWVVKDDGLAGGKGVVVTPEREAARAHVDSVLAAGNPVLLESFLEGPEVSLFCLVDGETVVPLLPAQDHKRAFDNDEGPNTGGMGAYTPLPWLPENGVERIVREVCEPVAREMVARGTPYSGLLYAGLAWGADGPVVVEFNARFGDPETQAVLSLLRTPLAGLLDAVARGTLAQQPPLEWEEGSAVTVVLAAGGYPESPRKGDALVGIPEDEERAYTLHAGTAAGAEDPAESYVSAGGRVLSVVGKGADLAEARQRAYGIIEQIEMEGSFYRKDIGLAAEEGRIAAP, from the coding sequence ATGAATATTCTGGTCATTGGCGCCGGTGCGCGCGAACACGCCCTGCTGCGGGGACTTTCCCAGGACCCCGCCCACCCCACCCTGCACGTGGCCCCCGGTAACGCGGGCATGACGGCCCTGGCCACCGCGCACCCGCTGAGCGTGACGGACGCTGAGTCCACCGTGGCCCTGGCCAGGGAGATCGCCGCCGACCTCGTGGTGATCGGCCCCGAGGTGCCCCTGGTTGCGGGCGTGAGTGACGCCCTGCGCGCCGCCGGTTTTGCCGTGTTTGGCCCCTCTCAGGCCGCCGCGCAACTAGAGGGCTCCAAGGCCTTTGCCAAGGAGGTCATGGCGGCCGCGGGCGTTCGCACCGCCACCGCCGAGCAGATCGCCCCCGATGCCAGCGCCGAGGAGATCGAGGCCGCCCTGGATCGCTTTGGCCCCACCTGGGTGGTCAAGGACGATGGCCTGGCCGGAGGCAAGGGCGTGGTGGTCACCCCGGAGCGGGAGGCCGCCCGCGCCCACGTGGATTCCGTGCTGGCCGCAGGCAACCCGGTGCTGCTGGAATCCTTCCTGGAGGGGCCGGAGGTTTCGCTATTTTGCCTGGTGGACGGTGAAACCGTGGTGCCCCTGCTGCCCGCCCAGGATCACAAGCGAGCCTTTGATAACGATGAGGGCCCCAATACCGGCGGCATGGGGGCCTATACGCCCCTGCCCTGGCTGCCGGAAAACGGCGTGGAGCGCATCGTGCGCGAGGTCTGCGAGCCGGTGGCCCGCGAGATGGTGGCGCGCGGCACCCCGTACTCCGGCCTGCTCTACGCGGGCCTGGCCTGGGGCGCAGACGGCCCCGTCGTGGTGGAGTTCAACGCCCGCTTCGGTGACCCCGAGACGCAGGCGGTGCTCTCCTTGCTGCGCACCCCGTTGGCGGGGCTGCTGGACGCGGTGGCGCGCGGCACCCTGGCCCAGCAGCCGCCCCTGGAATGGGAGGAGGGCTCGGCGGTGACCGTGGTGCTGGCGGCGGGCGGTTACCCGGAGTCCCCGCGCAAGGGTGATGCCCTGGTGGGGATCCCGGAGGACGAGGAGCGCGCCTATACCCTGCACGCGGGCACGGCTGCGGGAGCCGAGGACCCGGCGGAGTCCTACGTTTCCGCCGGGGGCCGCGTGCTCTCCGTGGTGGGCAAGGGGGCCGACCTGGCCGAGGCCCGCCAGCGCGCCTACGGGATCATCGAACAGATCGAGATGGAGGGTTCCTTCTACCGCAAGGACATCGGCCTGGCGGCGGAGGAGGGACGGATCGCCGCGCCGTAG
- a CDS encoding HIT family protein, producing the protein MSSVFSKIIAGELPARFVYRDDAVVAFLSIEPVAYGHTLVVPVAEVDRWTDLPAETWARVAEVSQKVGRAIVEAFGCSRAGTLIAGFEVPHTHVHVFPAEDMGGFDLSAAMPMDSTDPAQMDAAAQKIRAALGTAE; encoded by the coding sequence ATGAGTAGCGTATTTAGCAAGATCATCGCGGGGGAGCTTCCCGCGCGCTTTGTGTATCGGGACGATGCCGTGGTGGCGTTCCTGAGCATTGAGCCGGTGGCCTACGGGCACACCCTGGTGGTGCCGGTGGCGGAGGTGGATCGCTGGACCGATCTGCCCGCCGAGACCTGGGCGCGCGTGGCCGAGGTATCCCAGAAGGTGGGCAGGGCCATCGTGGAGGCCTTTGGCTGCTCGCGGGCGGGCACCCTCATCGCGGGCTTCGAGGTGCCGCACACCCACGTCCACGTGTTCCCCGCCGAGGATATGGGCGGCTTCGATCTCTCCGCCGCCATGCCGATGGATTCCACCGACCCCGCCCAGATGGACGCCGCCGCGCAGAAAATCCGCGCCGCGCTCGGCACCGCCGAGTAA
- a CDS encoding alpha/beta fold hydrolase — MRLLDLVPPHGVAPYLPGLGTSAATGQRPVLVLHGAAGSPGNFEELLRLLAHRADRTVAAPAYGQRGTARLEHSLAEVEACARRLVAASPEGLIDVVGHSLGGLLGLLLAQRLPVARLIGLGACFRGCPPRFPRLMGRLVGPVYPQIMRPLDIPPPTGTQIVSIVSPLDTIVPPEYADLSAYSGARVEMVTAPGVLHYQFPEATAREVFARLYAESR; from the coding sequence ATGCGGCTCCTTGACCTGGTGCCCCCGCACGGGGTGGCCCCCTATCTTCCGGGGCTAGGCACCTCGGCCGCCACGGGGCAACGCCCGGTACTCGTGCTGCACGGGGCGGCCGGTTCCCCCGGCAACTTCGAGGAACTGCTGCGGCTGCTCGCCCACCGCGCCGACCGCACCGTGGCCGCCCCCGCCTACGGTCAGCGCGGCACCGCGCGCCTGGAGCACAGCCTCGCGGAGGTCGAGGCGTGCGCCCGCCGCCTGGTCGCAGCCTCCCCCGAGGGGCTTATCGACGTCGTGGGCCATTCCCTCGGTGGTCTCCTCGGACTACTGCTGGCGCAGCGCCTCCCCGTGGCCCGGCTCATCGGCTTAGGCGCTTGCTTCCGGGGCTGCCCGCCGCGCTTTCCTCGGCTGATGGGCAGGCTCGTGGGGCCGGTGTACCCGCAGATCATGCGCCCCTTGGATATTCCCCCGCCCACCGGCACGCAGATCGTTTCCATTGTCTCTCCCCTGGACACCATCGTGCCCCCGGAATACGCCGACCTCTCCGCCTACTCCGGCGCACGGGTGGAGATGGTCACCGCCCCCGGGGTTTTGCACTATCAGTTCCCCGAGGCCACCGCGCGGGAGGTGTTCGCCCGCCTCTACGCGGAGTCGCGGTGA
- a CDS encoding sensor histidine kinase — translation MLVVAVAGVGLLGSSTAVSAVMRGYSLDKVDEELESVLNGFTSSAGAAANAAPSEGAVIRRVPLDFYVQVIYPDGTPAGENSWLQSTPDISSLNVDAGPQTLPASAESSSNQRWRATAKSQDGVVVVVAKSLAREETLIGRLRAVQTIISLTVLVVIAMVAHYLVYRSLKPLREVERTAGDIAEGNLDRRLPQWPMNTEVGQLAYALNVMLGRLQRSIEESRDKEEQMRRFVGDASHELRTPLTSLRGYTELYRSGATTDIDLVLGKVDAESKRMSLLVEDLLALTRAEGQRLNSETVDLLELCLSVAGTARAAFPGRTVMVDNKTSAVPLVVGDASRLHQVLLNLLTNALRHGGERATATIRLTFDGAQDSQVRIQVIDDGVGMSPDNAAHIFERFYRADTSRSRASGGSGLGLAITKSLVEKHGGTIEVESEVGVGSTFTITLERKPEPEDPHRDSA, via the coding sequence ATGCTCGTGGTGGCGGTGGCCGGGGTGGGCCTCTTAGGTAGTTCCACGGCGGTCTCCGCCGTCATGCGGGGCTATTCCCTGGATAAGGTCGATGAGGAACTGGAATCCGTGCTCAACGGGTTCACCAGCTCCGCAGGGGCGGCCGCCAATGCCGCGCCCTCGGAGGGCGCGGTGATTCGCCGGGTGCCCCTGGACTTTTATGTGCAGGTGATCTATCCCGATGGCACCCCGGCCGGGGAAAATAGCTGGCTGCAATCCACCCCGGATATTTCCAGCCTCAACGTGGACGCCGGGCCGCAAACCTTACCGGCTTCCGCGGAATCCTCCTCCAACCAGCGCTGGCGCGCCACCGCCAAGAGCCAGGACGGCGTGGTGGTCGTGGTGGCCAAGAGCCTGGCCAGGGAGGAAACCCTCATCGGGCGGTTGCGCGCGGTGCAGACCATCATCTCGCTGACGGTGTTGGTGGTGATCGCCATGGTGGCGCACTACCTGGTGTATCGCTCCCTCAAGCCCCTGCGCGAGGTGGAGCGCACCGCAGGCGATATTGCCGAGGGCAACCTGGATCGCCGCCTGCCGCAGTGGCCCATGAACACCGAGGTGGGGCAGTTGGCCTACGCGCTCAACGTCATGCTGGGCAGGCTGCAACGCTCCATCGAGGAGTCCCGGGACAAGGAGGAGCAAATGCGGCGCTTCGTGGGAGACGCCTCCCACGAGTTGCGCACCCCCCTGACCTCCCTGCGCGGGTACACGGAACTGTATCGCTCGGGAGCCACCACGGACATTGATCTGGTACTGGGAAAGGTGGACGCGGAATCCAAGCGCATGAGCCTGCTGGTGGAGGATCTGCTCGCACTCACCAGGGCGGAGGGCCAGCGCCTCAATAGTGAGACGGTGGACCTGCTGGAACTATGCCTCTCCGTGGCAGGAACCGCGCGCGCGGCCTTCCCCGGCCGCACGGTGATGGTGGATAACAAAACCTCCGCCGTGCCCCTGGTGGTGGGTGACGCCAGCCGTCTGCACCAGGTGTTGCTCAACCTGCTCACTAACGCTCTGCGTCACGGCGGGGAGCGGGCCACCGCCACCATTCGCCTTACCTTTGACGGCGCGCAGGATTCCCAGGTGCGGATCCAGGTGATTGATGATGGCGTTGGCATGTCCCCGGATAACGCCGCGCACATCTTTGAGCGCTTCTACCGGGCGGATACTTCCCGCTCCCGGGCCTCCGGCGGCTCCGGGTTGGGGCTGGCGATCACCAAGTCCTTGGTGGAAAAGCACGGTGGCACCATCGAGGTGGAATCCGAGGTGGGGGTGGGTTCCACCTTTACCATCACCCTAGAGCGCAAGCCGGAGCCAGAGGATCCTCACCGCGACTCCGCGTAG
- a CDS encoding response regulator transcription factor produces the protein MADAMNDKANNIRVLVVDDEPNIVELLTVGLKFQGFEVKSANDGHAALELAREFRPDAFILDVMMPGMDGFELLPHLREDGLDGPVLYLTAKDAVENRIHGLTIGADDYVTKPFSLEEVITRLRVILRRGHSLKDEARDATITYADLTLNDDTHEVTKAGEIVDLSPTEFNLLRFLMINAEVVLSKAKILDNVWHYDFGGDGNVVESYISYLRRKVDTGRRPLIHTVRGVGYVLRKPRQ, from the coding sequence ATGGCAGACGCTATGAATGACAAGGCAAATAACATCAGGGTGCTGGTGGTGGACGATGAGCCCAATATCGTGGAACTGCTCACCGTGGGGCTGAAGTTCCAGGGTTTTGAGGTGAAGTCCGCGAACGACGGCCACGCGGCCCTGGAACTGGCCCGCGAGTTCCGCCCGGACGCCTTCATCCTGGACGTGATGATGCCCGGCATGGACGGCTTTGAGCTCCTCCCGCACCTGCGCGAGGACGGCCTGGACGGCCCGGTGCTCTACCTCACGGCCAAGGACGCGGTGGAAAACCGCATTCACGGCCTGACCATTGGTGCGGACGATTACGTGACCAAGCCCTTCTCCCTGGAGGAGGTGATTACCCGCCTGCGGGTGATCCTGCGCCGAGGCCACAGCCTCAAGGACGAGGCGCGCGACGCCACCATCACCTACGCGGATCTCACCCTCAACGACGACACCCACGAGGTCACCAAGGCCGGGGAGATCGTGGATCTCTCTCCCACGGAGTTCAACCTGCTGCGCTTCCTGATGATTAACGCCGAGGTGGTGCTGAGCAAGGCCAAGATCCTGGATAACGTGTGGCACTACGACTTCGGCGGCGACGGCAACGTGGTGGAGTCCTACATCTCCTACCTGCGCCGCAAGGTGGATACGGGGCGTCGTCCGCTGATCCACACCGTGCGCGGCGTGGGCTACGTGCTGCGTAAGCCGCGCCAGTGA